From Coffea arabica cultivar ET-39 chromosome 2e, Coffea Arabica ET-39 HiFi, whole genome shotgun sequence, the proteins below share one genomic window:
- the LOC113732479 gene encoding zinc finger BED domain-containing protein RICESLEEPER 2 isoform X1 codes for MKCNKMTMISNSDGATGEDFRILFKMDISMTYPNSVTIEEDSDTGSSSDSIKETGHTNQESQCPDTSAIGKKKLPPKATIGVPGKKRRLTSEVWDYFNIIPKKDPNEELKCQCKKCGNEYSAESKSGTGNLHRHIKKCVKMTTKDIGQYLITSDKGALGTRNAQFSQDKFRELLVHAIVRHELPFSFVEYEGIKNVLTYLEPQIKHITRNTAKSDIKKLHAREINRLGSELRGCPSRICLTSDAWTSIVTDGYLSLTAHYIDSNWLLQKKILNFSYMPPPHNGVALAEKIYSLASSWGIEKKLFSITLDNASANDSCVAILKNQLKLKNSLVCDGVLFHVRCCAHILNLIVQDGLKEIDKSVELIRECVKYVKGSQTRKLRFTECVTQTSLDSKKALVQDVPTRWNSTYRMLSSALYYRLAFCHLQLSDSNFRCCPSLEEWGRVEKICSFLQVFYEATNAFSGSKYPTSNLYFPQVFKIQLKLSEECKSSDDFMKRIGSQMFVKFNKYWSEFNLLLAIAVVFDPRYKFQFIEFSYNKLYGPGSNELVKIRNALFDVYNEYVRTFNISGASSSCSRGSNEVYSHGAKDQEDNQSFDVLEEFDQFDTFEFASSAQKSQLEMYLDEPRAKRSSHINVLDYWKAQQFRFPDLSKLARDILCVPVSTVASESAFSLGGRILDQFRSSLSPQIVEALVCTKDWLFGDKSEGSLNMNLEDLTQNIMSLNINKDEVDATIIEDSNSNIINL; via the exons ATGAAGTGCAATAAGATGACGATGATCTCAAATAGTGATGGTGCAACTGGGGAAGATTTTAGAATTCTCTTTAAG ATGGATATAAGTATGACATATCCAAATTCAGTCACTATTGAAGAAGATAGTGATACCGGGAGCAGTAGTGATAGCATCAAGGAAACAGGCCATACCAACCAGGAATCTCAATGCCCGGACACTAGTGCAATTGGAAAAAAGAAGTTACCTCCAAAAGCTACTATCGGTGTGCCTGGCAAGAAGAGGAGATTAACTTCAGAAGTTTGGGATTACTTCAACATTATTCCCAAAAAGGATCCAAATGAAGAGTTGAAGTGCCAATGCAAGAAATGTGGGAATGAATATTCTGCTGAGAGTAAAAGTGGGACAGGTAATTTGCATCGACATATAAAGAAGTGTGTGAAAATGACAACAAAGGACATTGGGCAGTACCTAATCACTTCTGACAAAGGTGCTCTAGGCACACGAAATGCACAATTCAGTCAAGATAAGTTTAGAGAATTACTTGTGCATGCTATAGTAAGACATGAACTGCCATTTTCATTTGTGGAGTATGAGGGAATAAAAAATGTCCTTACATATTTGGAACCCCAAATTAAACATATCACTAGGAACACAGCCAAGTCGGACATTAAAAAATTGCATGCAAGGGAAATTAATAGACTTGGTAGTGAATTGCGTGGATGTCCTAGTCGAATATGTTTAACTTCTGATGCATGGACATCTATTGTTACTGATGGATACTTAAGTTTGACTGCACATTACATTGATAGCAATTGGCTGCTACAGaaaaaaattctgaattttTCTTATATGCCTCCTCCTCATAATGGTGTTGCCTTAGCTGAAAAAATTTACAGCTTGGCTAGTAGTTGGGGTATTGAAAAGAAATTATTTTCCATCACATTAGACAATGCTTCTGCAAATGATTCTTGTGTTGCAATACTTAAGAATCAGCTTAAGTTGAAAAATTCTCTGGTTTGTGATGGTGTGTTGTTTCATGTGCGATGTTGTGCACATATTCTCAACTTGATTGTGCAAGATGGTTTGAAAGAAATTGATAAATCTGTGGAGTTAATAAGAGAATGTGTCAAATATGTCAAGGGTTCTCAAACAAGGAAGTTAAGGTTCACCGAATGTGTAACACAAACTTCTCTTGATTCCAAGAAGGCTTTAGTTCAAGATGTTCCTACTAGGTGGAACTCCACATATAGGATGCTGTCCAGTGCACTTTATTATCGCCTTGCATTTTGTCACTTACAACTAAGTGATTCAAATTTTCGGTGCTGTCCATCTCTTGAAGAATGGGGAAGAGTTGAAAAAATTTGTAGCTTTCTTCAAGTTTTCTATGAGGCAACTAATGCTTTTTCGGGGTCCAAGTATCCAACTAGTAACTTGTACTTTCCTCAAGTttttaaaattcaattgaaGCTGTCCGAGGAATGCAAGAGTTCGGATGATTTTATGAAGAGGATTGGTTCCCAAATGTTTGTGAAGTTTAACAAATATTGGTCCGAGTTCAATCTCTTGTTGGCAATTGCTGTGGTATTTGATCCTcggtataaatttcaatttattgaatttagttATAATAAGTTATATGGCCCGGGGTCTAATGAATTAGTCAAGATCAGGAATGCACTTTTTGATGTCTATAATGAGTATGTGAGGACTTTCAACATATCTGGTGCATCATCTTCATGCTCTCGAGGCAGCAATGAAGTCTATTCTCATGGAGCCAAGGACCAAGAAGACAACCAATCATTTGATGTTTTAGAG GAATTTGATCAATTTGACACTTTTGAATTTGCCTCTAGTGCACAAAAAAGTCAATTGGAAATGTATTTAGATGAGCCAAGAGCTAAACGATCCTCACATATTAATGTTCTTGATTATTGGAAAGCTCAACAATTtcgatttccagatttgagtaaATTAGCAAGGGACATTCTATGTGTTCCAGTATCGACCGTTGCTTCTGAATCTGCATTTAGCCTTGGTGGtagaattttggatcaatttcgTAGTTCACTTTCACCCCAAATTGTTGAGGCTTTAGTTTGCACTAAGGACTGGTTGTTTGGAGATAAAAGTGAAg GATCTCTAAATATGAATTTGGAGGATTTAACTCAAAATATCATGTCTCTCAACATCAACAAGGATGAGGTTGATGCAACAATAATTGAGGATTCAAATTCTAATATTATTAATCTCTAA
- the LOC113732479 gene encoding zinc finger BED domain-containing protein RICESLEEPER 2 isoform X2, producing MDISMTYPNSVTIEEDSDTGSSSDSIKETGHTNQESQCPDTSAIGKKKLPPKATIGVPGKKRRLTSEVWDYFNIIPKKDPNEELKCQCKKCGNEYSAESKSGTGNLHRHIKKCVKMTTKDIGQYLITSDKGALGTRNAQFSQDKFRELLVHAIVRHELPFSFVEYEGIKNVLTYLEPQIKHITRNTAKSDIKKLHAREINRLGSELRGCPSRICLTSDAWTSIVTDGYLSLTAHYIDSNWLLQKKILNFSYMPPPHNGVALAEKIYSLASSWGIEKKLFSITLDNASANDSCVAILKNQLKLKNSLVCDGVLFHVRCCAHILNLIVQDGLKEIDKSVELIRECVKYVKGSQTRKLRFTECVTQTSLDSKKALVQDVPTRWNSTYRMLSSALYYRLAFCHLQLSDSNFRCCPSLEEWGRVEKICSFLQVFYEATNAFSGSKYPTSNLYFPQVFKIQLKLSEECKSSDDFMKRIGSQMFVKFNKYWSEFNLLLAIAVVFDPRYKFQFIEFSYNKLYGPGSNELVKIRNALFDVYNEYVRTFNISGASSSCSRGSNEVYSHGAKDQEDNQSFDVLEEFDQFDTFEFASSAQKSQLEMYLDEPRAKRSSHINVLDYWKAQQFRFPDLSKLARDILCVPVSTVASESAFSLGGRILDQFRSSLSPQIVEALVCTKDWLFGDKSEGSLNMNLEDLTQNIMSLNINKDEVDATIIEDSNSNIINL from the exons ATGGATATAAGTATGACATATCCAAATTCAGTCACTATTGAAGAAGATAGTGATACCGGGAGCAGTAGTGATAGCATCAAGGAAACAGGCCATACCAACCAGGAATCTCAATGCCCGGACACTAGTGCAATTGGAAAAAAGAAGTTACCTCCAAAAGCTACTATCGGTGTGCCTGGCAAGAAGAGGAGATTAACTTCAGAAGTTTGGGATTACTTCAACATTATTCCCAAAAAGGATCCAAATGAAGAGTTGAAGTGCCAATGCAAGAAATGTGGGAATGAATATTCTGCTGAGAGTAAAAGTGGGACAGGTAATTTGCATCGACATATAAAGAAGTGTGTGAAAATGACAACAAAGGACATTGGGCAGTACCTAATCACTTCTGACAAAGGTGCTCTAGGCACACGAAATGCACAATTCAGTCAAGATAAGTTTAGAGAATTACTTGTGCATGCTATAGTAAGACATGAACTGCCATTTTCATTTGTGGAGTATGAGGGAATAAAAAATGTCCTTACATATTTGGAACCCCAAATTAAACATATCACTAGGAACACAGCCAAGTCGGACATTAAAAAATTGCATGCAAGGGAAATTAATAGACTTGGTAGTGAATTGCGTGGATGTCCTAGTCGAATATGTTTAACTTCTGATGCATGGACATCTATTGTTACTGATGGATACTTAAGTTTGACTGCACATTACATTGATAGCAATTGGCTGCTACAGaaaaaaattctgaattttTCTTATATGCCTCCTCCTCATAATGGTGTTGCCTTAGCTGAAAAAATTTACAGCTTGGCTAGTAGTTGGGGTATTGAAAAGAAATTATTTTCCATCACATTAGACAATGCTTCTGCAAATGATTCTTGTGTTGCAATACTTAAGAATCAGCTTAAGTTGAAAAATTCTCTGGTTTGTGATGGTGTGTTGTTTCATGTGCGATGTTGTGCACATATTCTCAACTTGATTGTGCAAGATGGTTTGAAAGAAATTGATAAATCTGTGGAGTTAATAAGAGAATGTGTCAAATATGTCAAGGGTTCTCAAACAAGGAAGTTAAGGTTCACCGAATGTGTAACACAAACTTCTCTTGATTCCAAGAAGGCTTTAGTTCAAGATGTTCCTACTAGGTGGAACTCCACATATAGGATGCTGTCCAGTGCACTTTATTATCGCCTTGCATTTTGTCACTTACAACTAAGTGATTCAAATTTTCGGTGCTGTCCATCTCTTGAAGAATGGGGAAGAGTTGAAAAAATTTGTAGCTTTCTTCAAGTTTTCTATGAGGCAACTAATGCTTTTTCGGGGTCCAAGTATCCAACTAGTAACTTGTACTTTCCTCAAGTttttaaaattcaattgaaGCTGTCCGAGGAATGCAAGAGTTCGGATGATTTTATGAAGAGGATTGGTTCCCAAATGTTTGTGAAGTTTAACAAATATTGGTCCGAGTTCAATCTCTTGTTGGCAATTGCTGTGGTATTTGATCCTcggtataaatttcaatttattgaatttagttATAATAAGTTATATGGCCCGGGGTCTAATGAATTAGTCAAGATCAGGAATGCACTTTTTGATGTCTATAATGAGTATGTGAGGACTTTCAACATATCTGGTGCATCATCTTCATGCTCTCGAGGCAGCAATGAAGTCTATTCTCATGGAGCCAAGGACCAAGAAGACAACCAATCATTTGATGTTTTAGAG GAATTTGATCAATTTGACACTTTTGAATTTGCCTCTAGTGCACAAAAAAGTCAATTGGAAATGTATTTAGATGAGCCAAGAGCTAAACGATCCTCACATATTAATGTTCTTGATTATTGGAAAGCTCAACAATTtcgatttccagatttgagtaaATTAGCAAGGGACATTCTATGTGTTCCAGTATCGACCGTTGCTTCTGAATCTGCATTTAGCCTTGGTGGtagaattttggatcaatttcgTAGTTCACTTTCACCCCAAATTGTTGAGGCTTTAGTTTGCACTAAGGACTGGTTGTTTGGAGATAAAAGTGAAg GATCTCTAAATATGAATTTGGAGGATTTAACTCAAAATATCATGTCTCTCAACATCAACAAGGATGAGGTTGATGCAACAATAATTGAGGATTCAAATTCTAATATTATTAATCTCTAA
- the LOC113732479 gene encoding zinc finger BED domain-containing protein RICESLEEPER 2 isoform X3: protein MKCNKMTMISNSDGATGEDFRILFKMDISMTYPNSVTIEEDSDTGSSSDSIKETGHTNQESQCPDTSAIGKKKLPPKATIGVPGKKRRLTSEVWDYFNIIPKKDPNEELKCQCKKCGNEYSAESKSGTGNLHRHIKKCVKMTTKDIGQYLITSDKGALGTRNAQFSQDKFRELLVHAIVRHELPFSFVEYEGIKNVLTYLEPQIKHITRNTAKSDIKKLHAREINRLGSELRGCPSRICLTSDAWTSIVTDGYLSLTAHYIDSNWLLQKKILNFSYMPPPHNGVALAEKIYSLASSWGIEKKLFSITLDNASANDSCVAILKNQLKLKNSLVCDGVLFHVRCCAHILNLIVQDGLKEIDKSVELIRECVKYVKGSQTRKLRFTECVTQTSLDSKKALVQDVPTRWNSTYRMLSSALYYRLAFCHLQLSDSNFRCCPSLEEWGRVEKICSFLQVFYEATNAFSGSKYPTSNLYFPQVFKIQLKLSEECKSSDDFMKRIGSQMFVKFNKYWSEFNLLLAIAVVFDPRYKFQFIEFSYNKLYGPGSNELVKIRNALFDVYNEYVRTFNISGASSSCSRGSNEVYSHGAKDQEDNQSFDVLEDL from the exons ATGAAGTGCAATAAGATGACGATGATCTCAAATAGTGATGGTGCAACTGGGGAAGATTTTAGAATTCTCTTTAAG ATGGATATAAGTATGACATATCCAAATTCAGTCACTATTGAAGAAGATAGTGATACCGGGAGCAGTAGTGATAGCATCAAGGAAACAGGCCATACCAACCAGGAATCTCAATGCCCGGACACTAGTGCAATTGGAAAAAAGAAGTTACCTCCAAAAGCTACTATCGGTGTGCCTGGCAAGAAGAGGAGATTAACTTCAGAAGTTTGGGATTACTTCAACATTATTCCCAAAAAGGATCCAAATGAAGAGTTGAAGTGCCAATGCAAGAAATGTGGGAATGAATATTCTGCTGAGAGTAAAAGTGGGACAGGTAATTTGCATCGACATATAAAGAAGTGTGTGAAAATGACAACAAAGGACATTGGGCAGTACCTAATCACTTCTGACAAAGGTGCTCTAGGCACACGAAATGCACAATTCAGTCAAGATAAGTTTAGAGAATTACTTGTGCATGCTATAGTAAGACATGAACTGCCATTTTCATTTGTGGAGTATGAGGGAATAAAAAATGTCCTTACATATTTGGAACCCCAAATTAAACATATCACTAGGAACACAGCCAAGTCGGACATTAAAAAATTGCATGCAAGGGAAATTAATAGACTTGGTAGTGAATTGCGTGGATGTCCTAGTCGAATATGTTTAACTTCTGATGCATGGACATCTATTGTTACTGATGGATACTTAAGTTTGACTGCACATTACATTGATAGCAATTGGCTGCTACAGaaaaaaattctgaattttTCTTATATGCCTCCTCCTCATAATGGTGTTGCCTTAGCTGAAAAAATTTACAGCTTGGCTAGTAGTTGGGGTATTGAAAAGAAATTATTTTCCATCACATTAGACAATGCTTCTGCAAATGATTCTTGTGTTGCAATACTTAAGAATCAGCTTAAGTTGAAAAATTCTCTGGTTTGTGATGGTGTGTTGTTTCATGTGCGATGTTGTGCACATATTCTCAACTTGATTGTGCAAGATGGTTTGAAAGAAATTGATAAATCTGTGGAGTTAATAAGAGAATGTGTCAAATATGTCAAGGGTTCTCAAACAAGGAAGTTAAGGTTCACCGAATGTGTAACACAAACTTCTCTTGATTCCAAGAAGGCTTTAGTTCAAGATGTTCCTACTAGGTGGAACTCCACATATAGGATGCTGTCCAGTGCACTTTATTATCGCCTTGCATTTTGTCACTTACAACTAAGTGATTCAAATTTTCGGTGCTGTCCATCTCTTGAAGAATGGGGAAGAGTTGAAAAAATTTGTAGCTTTCTTCAAGTTTTCTATGAGGCAACTAATGCTTTTTCGGGGTCCAAGTATCCAACTAGTAACTTGTACTTTCCTCAAGTttttaaaattcaattgaaGCTGTCCGAGGAATGCAAGAGTTCGGATGATTTTATGAAGAGGATTGGTTCCCAAATGTTTGTGAAGTTTAACAAATATTGGTCCGAGTTCAATCTCTTGTTGGCAATTGCTGTGGTATTTGATCCTcggtataaatttcaatttattgaatttagttATAATAAGTTATATGGCCCGGGGTCTAATGAATTAGTCAAGATCAGGAATGCACTTTTTGATGTCTATAATGAGTATGTGAGGACTTTCAACATATCTGGTGCATCATCTTCATGCTCTCGAGGCAGCAATGAAGTCTATTCTCATGGAGCCAAGGACCAAGAAGACAACCAATCATTTGATGTTTTAGAG GATCTCTAA